The Lysinibacillus timonensis nucleotide sequence TGGTGAGCGTGTTTCCATTGTGGAAGATATTCCGGGTGTAACACGTGACCGTATTTATAGTTCGGCAGATTGGTTAACACATGAATTTAACATTATAGATACGGGTGGAATAGAAATTGGCGATGAGCCATTCTTGGATCAAATTCGTGCACAAGCTGAGATAGCCATTCAGGAAGCAGATGTTATTATCTTTATGACAAATGGTCGTGAAGGTGTCACACTCGCTGATGAACAGGTGGCGAAAATTTTATATAAAACGAAAAAGCCAGTCGTTCTTGCGGTTAATAAAATTGATAACCCCGATATGCGTGAAATGATATATGATTTTTATAGTTTAGGGTTTGGAGAGCCTTTCCCAATTTCAGGTTCGCATGGGTTAGGACTTGGAGATTTATTGGACGAATGTGCGAAGCATTTTCCAAAAGAAGATGAAACACAATACGACGAGGATACTATTAAGTTTAGTTTAATTGGACGACCTAATGTCGGTAAGTCTTCGTTGGTGAATGCTTTTTTAGGTCAAGAACGAGTGATTGTAAGTGATGTTGCAGGCACAACTCGTGATGCAATTGATACACCATACAGTTACGAAGGACAAGAGTACGTCATTATTGATACGGCTGGAATGCGCAAACGTGGAAAAGTTTACGAATCAACTGAAAAATATTCTGTTCTTCGCGCTATGAGAGCGATTGAACGATCTGATGTTGTTTTAGTTGTTTTAAATGCCGATGAAGGAATACAAGAACAAGATAAAAAAATCGCCGGGTATGCTCATGAAGCAGGGAAAGCGGTTATTATCGTTGTCAATAAATGGGATGCCGTTGAAAAAGATGAAAAAACGATGAATGTATTTACAACACAAATCCGAGAACATTTTTTATTTTTAGATTACGCACCAATTATCTTTGTTTCTGCAAAGACAAAACAACGAGTACACCAAATTTTAGCACTCGTGCAACGAGTTAGTGAGAATCACTCAATGCGCATTCAATCTTCCATTTTAAATGAGGTCATTGAAGATGCTGTAGCTCGTAACCCAGCTCCACGAGATAAAGGTCGCCGCTTACGTATTTACTACACTACGCAAGTAGCAGTAAAACCACCAACATTTGTTACTTTTGTAAATGACCCTGAATTAATGCATTTTTCTTATGAGCGATTTTTAGAAAATCGAATTCGTGAAACATTTGATTTTGAAGGTACACCAATTCGTTTAATAGCACGCGCAAGAGAATAAATGATGAACAAGGGGATTTGACATATGGAAAATATAACTGTTTTAGGAGCGGGATCTTGGGGAACCGCTCTTGCAATCGTATTAGCTGAAAATGGCCACCAAACATTGCTTTGGACTCATCGCAAAGATCAATCCGATGAAATTAATGACCATCATACGAACAAAAAATATTTGCCAGACACAATTCTACCTCATCAGTTAGTTGCTACAAATGATTTAGCAGAAGCAGTGAGACATTCAAAGATATTTGTTGTTGCTGTTCCTACGAAAGCAATTAGAGAAGTATCTACTAATATGGTGAAAAGTTTAAATAATAAAGCATTATTTATTCATGTATCAAAAGGAATTGAACCGAATTCGTTAATGAGGATCTCGGAGATTTTGGAGGAAAGCTTACCTAGTGATGTTGTGGAGGATATCGTCGTATTATCTGGGCCAAGTCATGCTGAGGAAGTTGTACTAC carries:
- the der gene encoding ribosome biogenesis GTPase Der, producing MTKPVIAIVGRPNVGKSTIFNRIVGERVSIVEDIPGVTRDRIYSSADWLTHEFNIIDTGGIEIGDEPFLDQIRAQAEIAIQEADVIIFMTNGREGVTLADEQVAKILYKTKKPVVLAVNKIDNPDMREMIYDFYSLGFGEPFPISGSHGLGLGDLLDECAKHFPKEDETQYDEDTIKFSLIGRPNVGKSSLVNAFLGQERVIVSDVAGTTRDAIDTPYSYEGQEYVIIDTAGMRKRGKVYESTEKYSVLRAMRAIERSDVVLVVLNADEGIQEQDKKIAGYAHEAGKAVIIVVNKWDAVEKDEKTMNVFTTQIREHFLFLDYAPIIFVSAKTKQRVHQILALVQRVSENHSMRIQSSILNEVIEDAVARNPAPRDKGRRLRIYYTTQVAVKPPTFVTFVNDPELMHFSYERFLENRIRETFDFEGTPIRLIARARE